In Planctomycetota bacterium, the genomic stretch CTGCGCGCCGTCCGGCGCAAGTTCGGCGTCCTCTTTCAGGACGGAGCGCTCCTCAACTCCCTGACGGTGGGCGAGAACGTGGCCCTCCCCATCCGCTACCACACGGACCTGCCCGAGGAGACGATCGACATCCTCGTGAAGATGAAGCTGGAGCTCGTCGGGCTGCGCGAGGCGGAGGGGAAGCTTCCCTCCCAGATCTCCGGCGGCATGCGCAAGCGCGCCGCCCTCGCCCGCGCGATCGCGCTCGATCCGCTCATCGTCTTCCACGACGAACCCTCCAGCGGCCTGGACCCCGTGGCCACGGGCGTCATCAGCCGCCTGATCGTCGATCTCAAGGAGAAAATGGGCCTCACCAACGTCGTCATCACCCACGACATCCAGAGCGCCTTCGAGATCGCCGACCGGATCGTGCTCCTCCACCGCGGGCGCATCGCCGCCGAGGGCACGGTCCCGGAAATCCTCAAGAACGAGGATCCCCTTGTGCGGCAGTTCA encodes the following:
- a CDS encoding ATP-binding cassette domain-containing protein translates to MALIELRGVRKSFGAKTALDGITFSVEQGTNFVILGASGGGKSTLLKIMIAALKADEGEVRIDGVDLTRADERELRAVRRKFGVLFQDGALLNSLTVGENVALPIRYHTDLPEETIDILVKMKLELVGLREAEGKLPSQISGGMRKRAALARAIALDPLIVFHDEPSSGLDPVATGVISRLIVDLKEKMGLTNVVITHDIQSAFEIADRIVLLHRGRIAAEGTVPEILKNEDPLVRQFITGSVEGPLEARGSEIDYYNDLLNL